In Candidatus Zixiibacteriota bacterium, one DNA window encodes the following:
- a CDS encoding (Fe-S)-binding protein, which yields MDMRTDKINAEERERAFVSLRKPEVVEKQKLHVRYHVEDYDAEDRPRAFLKAFAAILKHSSYRMALDHFIRMSAKCSRCATTCQVYQATGDLKDIPCFRSELLLSVYRRHFTMGGLLRGRALGTGHLTDDKIQEMAESFWNCTACRRCSMECPSGIDHGLIAHLGRYILSEIGIAPRALVVSTREQLEGKSGNTSAIPVPALIDTLEFLEEDMLEEKNVAIKFPMDVEGANYVFFPAVSDFLMEAETLMGIAAVFAATGDSWTTGTGYFDGINYGLFYSDRILERVVKKIDAETRRLKGKQVLIGECGHASRSAKYFLPTYCGGKDAFPVINIMEYTYEVWKEGRLVLDPTIVTQKVAYHDPCNIARQRWIIDQPRELLRAFCPNYVEMTPMGENNICCGGGGGTVSIDEIRPYRTTIGGKLKADQIRKSGCEILVAPCANCKKQLRELVEDQKIDCEVVGLHDLIYKAIVFDDSLKVKEEQPQEVAEEE from the coding sequence ATGGATATGAGGACAGACAAGATCAATGCTGAGGAGCGGGAAAGGGCATTCGTATCACTCAGAAAACCGGAGGTGGTGGAAAAGCAGAAGCTTCATGTTCGGTATCACGTTGAGGATTATGATGCCGAGGACCGTCCCCGGGCATTCCTCAAGGCGTTCGCTGCCATTCTGAAGCACTCCAGCTATCGTATGGCCTTGGACCATTTCATTCGCATGAGCGCAAAGTGCTCTCGGTGCGCTACCACTTGTCAGGTTTACCAGGCCACAGGTGACCTCAAAGACATTCCATGCTTTCGGTCGGAGTTGTTGCTCAGCGTATACCGGCGTCATTTCACAATGGGCGGTCTGCTGCGGGGACGGGCCTTGGGTACCGGGCATCTGACCGACGATAAGATTCAGGAAATGGCAGAGAGTTTCTGGAACTGCACCGCTTGCCGCCGCTGCTCTATGGAGTGTCCTTCAGGCATCGATCACGGACTGATCGCTCATCTCGGAAGGTACATCCTGAGCGAAATAGGCATAGCGCCCCGCGCGCTGGTGGTAAGTACCCGTGAGCAGTTAGAGGGCAAGTCCGGTAATACCTCTGCTATTCCGGTTCCTGCGCTGATCGATACTCTCGAGTTTCTCGAAGAGGACATGCTCGAAGAGAAGAATGTAGCGATTAAGTTTCCGATGGATGTCGAAGGCGCCAACTATGTGTTCTTCCCTGCCGTGAGTGATTTTCTTATGGAAGCGGAGACTCTTATGGGCATTGCAGCGGTTTTCGCCGCAACGGGTGATTCCTGGACGACCGGCACCGGATACTTTGATGGTATCAACTATGGTCTGTTTTACAGTGATCGCATTCTCGAACGCGTTGTCAAAAAGATTGATGCCGAGACCAGGAGGCTGAAAGGGAAGCAGGTTCTTATCGGGGAATGCGGCCATGCCTCCAGATCGGCGAAGTATTTCCTGCCTACTTACTGCGGAGGCAAAGACGCGTTTCCGGTTATCAATATCATGGAATACACATACGAGGTGTGGAAAGAGGGTCGCTTGGTGCTCGACCCGACTATCGTAACCCAGAAGGTCGCTTACCACGATCCGTGTAACATTGCGCGTCAGAGATGGATCATTGATCAGCCGAGGGAGCTTCTGCGGGCATTCTGCCCGAATTATGTGGAGATGACGCCAATGGGTGAGAATAACATCTGCTGCGGAGGCGGAGGCGGAACCGTGTCGATAGATGAGATCCGGCCATACAGAACGACAATCGGCGGAAAACTGAAGGCAGACCAGATCAGAAAATCGGGATGCGAGATTCTCGTCGCACCATGTGCCAACTGCAAGAAGCAGCTCAGGGAGCTTGTCGAGGATCAGAAGATAGACTGCGAGGTGGTAGGTCTGCACGATCTCATATACAAGGCCATAGTCTTCGACGATTCGCTTAAGGTCAAAGAAGAACAGCCGCAAGAAGTAGCGGAGGAGGAGTAG